A section of the Planctomicrobium piriforme genome encodes:
- a CDS encoding FAD-binding oxidoreductase — protein sequence MPVTEWKPASALELGRMLAENYDGPRAPLLPVGGRTGLRFGGGMPAGSVLVQTGDLRRVIDYPDRDMTITVEAGLRMEELHERLAAQQQRLPVDVPQSHRATLGGAIACNASGPGRYGYGTFRDYVIGISAVDGRGRLFSAGGRVVKNVAGYDLCKLLTGSLGTLAVITQVTLKLRPQVESRRFVLASARQTSDLEAMLAALNTSATRPVAIEVLNPKAAWQLRSEARQDLPTEMFLLCIGFEGSTLETDWQIKTVLQELQPHCVGTPLVLTQENADLLWRALTEYQAASDDPLTFQITVLPSRVTAVLEQATALGMAVQAHAGNGILIGHLPDRYADAGNALQLLGTLRKTIQQAGGSLTVLNCEHDWAAPAGEFGISLREDALQRRLKLAFDPANILSPGRLWPAAVTMK from the coding sequence GTGCCTGTTACTGAATGGAAACCTGCCAGCGCCCTGGAACTTGGCCGCATGCTGGCCGAGAACTATGACGGTCCCCGCGCGCCGCTGCTCCCCGTCGGTGGGCGAACCGGCCTGCGGTTTGGCGGCGGCATGCCTGCCGGTTCGGTGCTTGTCCAAACCGGCGATTTGCGACGCGTCATCGACTACCCTGACCGCGACATGACCATCACGGTCGAAGCCGGCCTGAGGATGGAAGAGCTCCACGAGCGGCTGGCCGCCCAACAGCAGCGGCTCCCTGTCGATGTCCCGCAGTCGCATCGCGCGACCCTCGGCGGCGCGATCGCCTGCAACGCCAGCGGACCAGGCCGTTACGGCTACGGCACGTTTCGTGATTATGTCATCGGCATCTCGGCAGTGGACGGTCGCGGGCGGCTCTTTTCCGCAGGCGGTCGGGTCGTCAAAAATGTCGCCGGCTATGACCTGTGCAAACTCCTCACCGGCTCGCTCGGAACGCTGGCCGTCATTACGCAGGTGACGCTCAAGCTACGTCCTCAAGTGGAATCGCGGCGGTTTGTCCTCGCATCCGCCCGTCAAACCAGCGACCTCGAAGCGATGCTCGCTGCATTGAACACATCGGCCACGCGGCCAGTCGCCATTGAAGTCCTGAATCCCAAAGCGGCCTGGCAACTGCGGTCAGAAGCCCGTCAGGATCTGCCGACAGAAATGTTTCTCCTGTGCATCGGCTTCGAAGGGAGCACGCTCGAAACCGACTGGCAGATCAAAACCGTGCTGCAGGAACTCCAGCCACACTGCGTCGGCACTCCACTGGTGCTGACTCAGGAAAACGCCGACCTGCTCTGGAGAGCGTTGACCGAATACCAAGCGGCGTCCGACGACCCTTTGACGTTTCAAATCACCGTTCTCCCCTCGCGGGTGACGGCGGTTCTGGAACAGGCGACGGCCCTCGGAATGGCCGTACAGGCTCACGCCGGAAACGGCATTCTCATCGGGCATCTCCCGGATCGTTACGCCGACGCCGGCAATGCCCTGCAACTGCTCGGAACACTCCGCAAGACGATTCAACAGGCAGGCGGTTCGCTGACCGTTCTGAACTGCGAACACGACTGGGCAGCCCCCGCGGGCGAATTTGGAATCTCCTTACGGGAAGACGCCCTGCAGCGGCGGCTGAAACTGGCCTTCGATCCGGCCAACATACTCAGCCCTGGCCGGTTGTGGCCCGCTGCCGTCACTATGAAATAA
- a CDS encoding YifB family Mg chelatase-like AAA ATPase gives MLAKLLTYSLFGIDARPVEAEVDISPAAVPKTILVGLAEAAVKESVHRIERALVNTGYHRPIDRIVINLSPADLPKEAASFDLPIGLGILAASGQLSSDAFDKYSAVGELALDGTVRPVKGSLSMALQARADGRKGLLVPFGNAKEAAVVEGIEIIPVGTLAEAVGFFSGTLAIEPVPFSWEQAVREFGTYSIDYSDVKGQEMAKRAVTVAAAGRHHLLMIGSPGTGKTLLAQRIGTILPQLEPEESLETTRIYSAVGRLTDGQSLLLTRPFRSPHHTISEAGLVGGGSTPTPGEISLAHHGILFLDELPEFNRRTLEVMRQPLEENKVTISRAIGSMTFPANLMLVAAMNPCPCGFRGDPKRNCNCSPMHIERYLAKLSGPLLDRIDIHIEVPAVPFRELSNDKPGTDSETIRTKVTQAREVQKERFRNQPSNLNGTMSPRQIRHYCKLGGEAESLLKAAMEDMGLSARAHDKILRVSRTIADLDQAETIEVQHLTEAINYRTLDRTYWSR, from the coding sequence ATGCTGGCCAAACTGCTGACTTATTCCCTGTTCGGCATCGACGCGCGGCCAGTCGAGGCAGAAGTCGATATCTCGCCGGCCGCCGTCCCCAAGACGATTCTGGTCGGCCTGGCCGAAGCCGCGGTGAAGGAAAGCGTCCACCGCATCGAACGGGCACTGGTGAACACCGGTTATCACCGTCCGATCGACCGCATCGTCATCAATCTCTCTCCTGCCGATCTGCCGAAGGAAGCGGCGTCGTTCGATTTGCCGATTGGACTGGGCATTCTCGCCGCGAGCGGCCAGTTGTCGTCCGATGCGTTCGACAAGTATTCCGCCGTGGGCGAACTCGCTCTCGACGGCACGGTGCGACCGGTCAAGGGATCGCTGTCGATGGCGCTGCAAGCCCGGGCCGATGGCCGTAAAGGGCTGCTTGTTCCGTTCGGCAATGCAAAAGAAGCCGCCGTCGTCGAAGGGATCGAAATTATTCCCGTCGGGACTCTCGCGGAAGCGGTCGGGTTCTTTTCCGGAACGCTGGCGATTGAACCGGTCCCGTTCAGTTGGGAACAGGCAGTTCGCGAGTTCGGCACCTACTCGATCGATTATTCGGACGTCAAAGGCCAGGAGATGGCCAAACGTGCGGTGACTGTCGCTGCGGCCGGCCGGCATCACCTGTTGATGATCGGATCACCTGGGACTGGAAAAACACTGCTGGCCCAGCGGATCGGGACGATTCTCCCCCAACTGGAGCCGGAAGAAAGCCTCGAAACGACGCGGATCTACAGCGCTGTCGGTCGACTGACCGACGGGCAGTCGCTGTTGCTGACCAGGCCCTTCCGGTCTCCGCACCATACGATCAGTGAAGCAGGTCTGGTCGGCGGGGGAAGCACTCCGACGCCGGGTGAAATCAGTCTCGCGCATCACGGCATTTTGTTTCTTGACGAACTGCCAGAGTTCAACCGCCGCACGCTGGAAGTGATGCGGCAACCGCTGGAAGAAAACAAGGTCACGATCTCCCGCGCCATCGGCAGCATGACGTTCCCGGCGAACCTCATGCTGGTGGCGGCGATGAACCCATGCCCTTGCGGCTTTCGCGGAGACCCGAAGCGGAACTGCAACTGTTCGCCGATGCACATTGAGCGTTATCTGGCGAAACTGAGCGGCCCGTTACTTGATCGCATCGATATTCATATCGAAGTCCCGGCTGTGCCGTTTCGCGAACTTTCGAATGACAAACCGGGCACCGACAGCGAAACGATTCGCACCAAAGTGACTCAGGCCAGAGAAGTTCAGAAAGAGCGTTTTCGCAATCAGCCGAGCAATTTGAACGGCACGATGTCGCCGCGACAGATCCGGCACTACTGCAAACTCGGCGGCGAGGCGGAATCGCTATTGAAAGCGGCGATGGAAGACATGGGCCTCTCGGCCCGGGCCCACGACAAGATTCTTCGAGTCAGCCGCACCATCGCCGATCTCGATCAGGCTGAAACGATCGAAGTTCAGCACCTGACGGAAGCGATCAACTACCGCACCCTCGACCGGACGTACTGGTCGCGATGA
- the mutS gene encoding DNA mismatch repair protein MutS, with the protein MSSTKDETKLTPMMQRYQEVKAETPGTILLFRMGDFYELFHEDAQIAAKVLGLTLTSRDKGSANPVPMAGFPYHALEGYLRKLISSGHKAAICEQVEDPKTAKGMVRREVTRIVTPGTLTDEALLDPRRSNFLAAVCPFKDRVGIAWLELSTGKFQCVDVEQKDDAGALGSRLAFLDELARIEPAECLVPDHIKTHPVFTALMELDGPILTERPAWSFAAQHCKEILLGHFGTKTLEGFDLSDEDTCGITAAGALLEYVQETQKTSLGHIVRLEPYRQGTNLLIDETTRRSLELTRTQREGQRDGSLVSVLDETCTPMGARLLMDWLSNPLTDRLAIERRLDAVEELVRDSRLCRELRELLGEAYDLQRLSARVATLRASPRDLSSLAKTLALLPRLKAKLAGRTSDLLKMLDARLELCAEVRAEIESTLVDEPPLSATEGGIVRVGRHAGLDELRDLAQGGKKWIAEYQAKQIERTGISSMKVGFNKVFGYYLEVTAVHMHKVPTDYIRKQTLKNLERFITPELKEYEERVLRAEGQSQALEQELFQDLRNKVGSACPQLQQTAEVLAVLDVLASLATLAGRQGYCRPVIVDEPCLEIREGRHPVLDRLKPAGEFVPNDAVLGISLDGSDKPAPIMALITGPNMAGKSTYIRQAALLTILAQMGSFLPAGSARIGVADRIFARVGASDELGKGQSTFMVEMTETARILNTATNRSLVILDEIGRGTSTYDGISLAWAITEYLHDHVGCRTLFATHYHELTELPQTMPRVCNWNVAVHEENGDVVFLHKIVPGAADRSYGIHVARLAGVPREVLTRANVILSTLETDHHDEVGKMKIPARKRQNSRQLSLFVEPEHPLLDELRDMKLDELTPLAALQALHKLQGKLK; encoded by the coding sequence ATGAGTTCCACCAAGGACGAGACCAAACTGACGCCCATGATGCAGCGGTATCAGGAGGTAAAGGCCGAAACGCCTGGCACCATCCTGCTGTTTCGCATGGGAGACTTCTACGAGCTGTTTCACGAAGACGCCCAGATCGCCGCCAAAGTCCTCGGCCTCACGCTCACCAGCCGCGACAAGGGGTCGGCCAATCCGGTGCCGATGGCCGGTTTTCCCTATCACGCCCTCGAAGGCTACCTCCGCAAGCTGATCTCCAGCGGGCACAAAGCCGCCATCTGCGAACAGGTCGAAGATCCCAAGACTGCCAAGGGGATGGTCCGCCGCGAAGTAACCAGAATCGTCACCCCCGGCACCCTCACCGACGAAGCCCTGCTCGACCCCCGTCGCAGCAATTTCCTGGCTGCCGTCTGTCCTTTCAAAGATCGAGTCGGCATCGCCTGGCTCGAACTCTCGACCGGCAAATTTCAGTGCGTCGACGTTGAACAGAAAGACGATGCCGGCGCGCTCGGATCGCGGCTCGCTTTTCTCGATGAACTCGCCCGCATCGAGCCAGCCGAATGCCTGGTACCAGACCACATCAAAACACACCCGGTCTTCACGGCGTTGATGGAGCTCGATGGCCCGATTCTCACCGAACGGCCTGCCTGGTCATTCGCGGCCCAGCACTGCAAAGAGATTCTGCTCGGTCATTTCGGCACGAAAACGCTCGAAGGTTTCGATCTCTCGGACGAAGACACCTGCGGCATCACGGCCGCCGGGGCCTTGCTCGAATATGTGCAGGAAACGCAAAAGACCTCTCTCGGGCACATTGTCCGACTTGAGCCGTATCGCCAGGGCACGAACCTGCTGATCGATGAAACAACTCGCCGCAGCCTCGAACTGACCAGAACGCAACGGGAAGGCCAGCGCGATGGTTCGCTAGTGAGCGTTCTCGATGAAACCTGCACCCCGATGGGGGCGCGGCTGCTGATGGACTGGCTCTCGAATCCCCTCACCGATCGCCTCGCCATCGAACGCCGGCTCGACGCCGTTGAAGAACTGGTCCGCGACAGCCGGCTCTGTCGCGAACTCCGCGAACTGCTCGGCGAAGCCTACGACCTGCAGCGGCTCTCCGCCCGAGTGGCCACGCTCCGGGCCAGCCCCCGCGACCTCAGTTCCCTCGCCAAGACACTCGCACTGCTGCCGCGATTGAAGGCCAAGCTCGCCGGCCGCACATCCGATCTGCTCAAAATGCTCGACGCCCGACTCGAACTCTGCGCCGAAGTGCGGGCTGAGATCGAGAGTACGCTCGTCGACGAGCCGCCGCTGTCAGCCACCGAAGGAGGGATCGTCCGGGTCGGCCGACATGCCGGACTCGATGAACTCCGCGACCTCGCTCAGGGGGGGAAGAAATGGATCGCCGAGTATCAGGCGAAGCAGATCGAACGGACCGGCATCTCCTCGATGAAGGTCGGCTTCAATAAAGTCTTCGGGTATTACCTCGAAGTCACCGCCGTCCACATGCACAAAGTGCCGACCGATTACATCCGCAAGCAGACGCTGAAGAACCTCGAACGCTTCATCACTCCGGAACTCAAGGAGTACGAAGAACGGGTCCTGCGGGCCGAAGGACAGTCACAGGCACTCGAACAGGAACTGTTTCAGGATCTACGGAACAAGGTGGGGAGCGCCTGTCCTCAACTGCAGCAGACGGCGGAAGTGCTGGCGGTGCTGGATGTGCTTGCCAGTCTGGCAACGCTGGCAGGCCGGCAAGGATATTGCCGCCCGGTGATTGTCGACGAGCCCTGTTTAGAAATCCGCGAAGGGCGTCATCCGGTGCTCGACCGATTGAAGCCTGCCGGTGAATTCGTTCCCAACGATGCCGTGCTGGGAATCTCTCTCGACGGTTCCGACAAACCTGCCCCGATCATGGCGCTGATCACCGGGCCGAACATGGCGGGAAAAAGTACGTATATCCGTCAGGCCGCGTTGCTGACGATCCTCGCCCAGATGGGTTCGTTTCTACCGGCTGGCTCGGCTCGGATCGGCGTGGCCGACCGCATCTTCGCACGGGTAGGCGCCAGCGACGAACTGGGCAAAGGGCAGTCGACATTCATGGTCGAAATGACCGAGACAGCCCGTATTCTGAACACCGCGACCAATCGCAGCCTGGTGATTCTCGACGAAATCGGCCGTGGAACCAGCACCTACGACGGCATCTCGCTCGCCTGGGCAATCACGGAATACCTGCACGACCATGTCGGCTGCCGCACGCTGTTCGCCACCCACTACCACGAACTGACCGAGTTGCCGCAGACGATGCCGCGCGTCTGCAACTGGAACGTCGCGGTGCATGAAGAAAACGGCGACGTCGTGTTTCTGCACAAAATCGTGCCGGGTGCCGCCGACCGCAGTTACGGCATCCACGTCGCCCGACTCGCCGGCGTGCCGCGGGAAGTCCTCACCCGAGCCAACGTAATCCTCTCGACTCTCGAAACCGATCACCACGACGAAGTGGGCAAGATGAAGATCCCGGCGAGAAAACGCCAGAACTCGCGGCAGCTCTCGCTCTTCGTGGAACCGGAACACCCGTTACTGGACGAACTCCGCGACATGAAGCTCGACGAACTCACCCCGCTGGCAGCACTGCAGGCGTTGCACAAGTTACAGGGAAAGTTGAAGTAA
- a CDS encoding ZIP family metal transporter, whose amino-acid sequence MSSTLLVLAVYCVLIVAASLLGGRLPSLVRLTHKRMQLLISFVGGLMLGIAIFHMLPHAIAALGPNDIDRVAVCLMLGMVVMFFLLRAFHFHQHDPQQGPVEEHSHDHDHGHDHDHDDGVPHQHAVAKMSGELDWLGVFLGLSLHTLIDGLALGASLEGDALHQHSGWVLGLGTFLAIVLHKPLDALSITSLMQAAHWSPRWQIAVNAGFAMMCPLGALLFLGGANWLVEQQSILIGTMLAFSAGVFLCISLSDLLPEMEFHSHHRIPLSIALLLGIALAWGIRWLEPASAHQMKRAAPVSSVEWGGVE is encoded by the coding sequence ATGAGTTCGACCCTTCTGGTTTTGGCCGTTTATTGCGTCTTGATTGTGGCTGCATCCCTATTGGGGGGGCGGTTGCCGTCGCTGGTGCGCCTGACCCACAAACGGATGCAGTTGCTCATCAGTTTTGTCGGCGGGCTGATGCTGGGGATCGCCATCTTTCACATGCTCCCGCACGCGATTGCCGCACTGGGGCCGAATGATATTGATCGCGTCGCCGTCTGCCTGATGCTGGGCATGGTGGTGATGTTCTTTCTGCTCCGGGCCTTCCATTTTCATCAGCATGACCCGCAACAAGGGCCTGTCGAAGAGCACTCGCACGACCATGATCACGGGCACGACCACGATCACGACGATGGTGTTCCCCATCAGCATGCAGTAGCGAAGATGTCAGGCGAACTGGACTGGCTGGGAGTTTTTCTGGGGCTGTCGCTGCATACTCTGATCGACGGCCTGGCACTAGGGGCGAGTCTCGAAGGGGATGCGCTGCACCAGCACAGCGGCTGGGTGCTGGGGCTGGGAACGTTCCTGGCCATCGTGCTGCATAAACCGCTCGACGCCCTGTCGATTACGTCGCTGATGCAGGCGGCACACTGGTCGCCTCGCTGGCAGATCGCGGTGAATGCAGGCTTTGCGATGATGTGCCCGTTAGGGGCGCTGCTGTTTCTGGGAGGTGCGAACTGGCTGGTCGAACAGCAGTCGATATTGATCGGGACGATGCTCGCTTTTTCGGCGGGCGTCTTTCTGTGCATCTCGCTGAGCGATCTGTTGCCGGAAATGGAGTTTCATTCCCACCACCGCATTCCGCTGAGCATCGCACTGCTGCTGGGAATCGCCCTCGCCTGGGGCATCCGCTGGCTCGAACCCGCCAGCGCGCATCAGATGAAGCGAGCGGCGCCGGTGTCTAGTGTCGAATGGGGCGGGGTTGAGTGA
- a CDS encoding MFS transporter → MHFDHSEPVVPLEPGKPWFKELNRFHWFVLVVAALGWLFDTMDQQLFTLARVPAMRALLPKDEAGQPDAKLVAKRSGDVTAIFLIGWATGGLIFGVMGDRYGRARIMAITILLYSACTGLSALSTGFWDFAFYRFLTGLGVGGEFAVGVSLVAEVMPPRARPYALGFVQALSAVGNVTAALISMALGHLEETGAVGDAWRWMFVVGALPALLVVVIRSGLQEPESWQQAVKEKLETGAKVTQVAGSYSELFGTPWLRRNAIIGLLLAFSGVVGLWAIVFFTVDLFDALIRPDLVASGLSPTEVNGRVAFWKGILSMMLNIGAFFGIYAFAPVSQRIGRRPTFALGFVAAGLSTAATFWFLNSYSQIFWLVPIMGFCILSLFGGYAVYLPELFPTRLRSTGTSFCYNVGRFVAASGPILLGQLTGQVFAASGPIMAYRYAGLTMCSIFVIGLLALPFAPETRNKPLPE, encoded by the coding sequence GTGCATTTCGATCATTCCGAGCCGGTCGTGCCGCTCGAGCCAGGCAAGCCGTGGTTCAAGGAACTCAACCGGTTTCACTGGTTCGTCCTGGTCGTCGCCGCACTGGGCTGGCTGTTCGACACCATGGATCAGCAGTTGTTCACGCTGGCACGGGTTCCAGCCATGCGGGCGTTGCTGCCCAAAGACGAAGCCGGCCAGCCAGACGCCAAGCTGGTTGCCAAGCGCAGCGGCGATGTCACCGCCATCTTTCTGATTGGCTGGGCGACCGGCGGATTGATCTTCGGCGTCATGGGAGACCGCTACGGCCGCGCGAGAATCATGGCGATCACGATCTTGCTGTATTCCGCCTGTACAGGGTTGAGTGCGCTCTCAACGGGCTTCTGGGACTTCGCGTTCTATCGATTTCTGACGGGGCTCGGGGTAGGAGGCGAATTTGCCGTCGGCGTTTCGTTGGTGGCCGAAGTGATGCCGCCGCGGGCTCGCCCTTATGCACTGGGCTTTGTCCAGGCGCTTTCTGCTGTCGGTAATGTGACCGCAGCACTCATCAGCATGGCGCTCGGACACCTGGAGGAAACCGGCGCGGTCGGTGATGCCTGGCGGTGGATGTTTGTCGTCGGCGCTTTGCCCGCCCTGCTCGTCGTCGTCATCCGCAGCGGATTGCAGGAGCCGGAAAGCTGGCAACAGGCGGTGAAAGAAAAGCTGGAAACCGGCGCCAAAGTCACTCAGGTGGCCGGTTCTTACAGTGAATTGTTCGGCACCCCCTGGCTGCGTCGAAATGCCATCATTGGATTGCTGCTGGCGTTTTCCGGGGTCGTCGGACTGTGGGCGATCGTGTTCTTTACGGTCGACCTGTTCGACGCGCTGATCCGTCCCGATCTCGTAGCTTCGGGACTTTCCCCGACTGAGGTCAATGGTCGAGTTGCCTTCTGGAAGGGGATCCTTTCCATGATGCTGAACATCGGGGCATTTTTCGGAATCTACGCTTTCGCTCCGGTTTCTCAACGCATCGGCCGCCGTCCGACATTCGCCCTGGGCTTTGTCGCGGCTGGACTCAGCACGGCAGCGACATTCTGGTTTCTGAACAGCTACTCGCAGATTTTCTGGCTCGTGCCGATCATGGGCTTCTGCATTCTGTCGCTCTTCGGCGGCTATGCAGTGTATTTGCCGGAGCTCTTCCCAACCCGACTCCGCAGCACCGGCACATCGTTCTGTTACAACGTCGGGCGTTTCGTCGCGGCCAGCGGTCCGATTTTGCTCGGGCAGTTGACGGGGCAGGTCTTCGCGGCCTCCGGGCCGATCATGGCCTACCGCTACGCGGGCCTGACGATGTGCAGCATCTTCGTGATCGGCCTTCTCGCACTCCCCTTCGCCCCCGAAACACGCAACAAGCCGTTGCCGGAGTGA
- the mtnA gene encoding S-methyl-5-thioribose-1-phosphate isomerase: MSATSAVPPKTMRWNGDTSGWLTMIDQTLLPVEFKEIDCRTVEQVWEAIKKLRVRGAPAIGCAAAYGVVIGLQTLPKTADRKTFDARLKEVTGYLAESRPTAVNLFWALDRLNATAARFAQLSPQEMHARLLEEAKAIETEDREMCAAIGRHGAALLADGMGVLTHCNAGGLATAGDGTALAVMFAAAAEGKQIQVYADETRPLLQGARLTTWELQQRGVPVTLICDNMAGWVMKEKRVQAVITGADRIAANGDSANKIGTYSVALLAKAHGIPFYVAAPSSTFDLTLKSGEDIPIEQRAAEEITNGFGRATAPEGTQVYNPAFDVAPAELITAIITEKGVIRPVTEANVRKMVEG; the protein is encoded by the coding sequence ATGAGCGCGACATCCGCAGTTCCCCCCAAGACGATGCGCTGGAATGGAGACACCTCCGGCTGGCTGACGATGATCGACCAGACGCTGCTGCCCGTCGAATTCAAAGAGATCGACTGCCGCACCGTCGAACAGGTGTGGGAAGCGATCAAGAAACTCCGCGTTCGCGGCGCGCCGGCCATCGGCTGTGCCGCCGCTTATGGCGTTGTGATCGGACTGCAGACTCTGCCGAAGACCGCCGACCGAAAGACATTCGACGCCCGACTGAAGGAAGTGACCGGCTACCTCGCGGAAAGCCGTCCGACGGCAGTGAATCTGTTTTGGGCACTCGACCGCCTGAACGCGACCGCCGCCCGCTTCGCGCAGCTCAGCCCGCAGGAAATGCACGCCCGTCTGCTGGAAGAAGCGAAAGCGATTGAGACGGAAGACCGCGAGATGTGCGCGGCCATTGGTCGCCACGGCGCAGCTCTGCTGGCCGACGGCATGGGGGTCTTGACGCACTGCAACGCTGGCGGACTCGCCACCGCAGGCGACGGCACCGCGCTCGCCGTGATGTTCGCTGCCGCTGCCGAAGGAAAGCAGATTCAGGTTTACGCCGACGAAACCCGACCGCTGCTGCAAGGAGCCCGGCTCACCACCTGGGAACTGCAGCAGCGAGGCGTTCCCGTCACGCTCATCTGCGACAACATGGCCGGCTGGGTCATGAAAGAAAAGCGAGTGCAAGCGGTCATCACCGGGGCCGATCGCATCGCGGCCAACGGCGATTCCGCGAACAAGATCGGGACGTACTCCGTCGCCCTGCTCGCCAAGGCGCACGGCATTCCGTTCTATGTCGCCGCTCCGTCAAGCACCTTCGACCTCACGCTGAAGTCAGGCGAAGACATTCCCATCGAACAGCGCGCTGCCGAAGAGATCACCAACGGCTTCGGCCGCGCCACCGCTCCGGAAGGAACGCAGGTGTATAACCCGGCGTTCGACGTCGCCCCAGCCGAACTCATCACGGCGATCATCACCGAGAAAGGAGTGATTCGTCCGGTGACGGAGGCGAATGTGAGGAAGATGGTTGAAGGTTGA
- a CDS encoding DUF1559 family PulG-like putative transporter produces the protein MTSPQNKVLHYVIYGMLGLLLLACAGVTFVHMTLFRLVIGWIFFARDVFPQVQVSIPGVLTAGFCLAMFIAGLHLICQRVSIRYSQSKWPLRWTFSISGIVILMFVAGTSAVAILHQGTWLFGGDAPILRNSFREYFDANESKKHLKQMGLAIHNRAEQADGQLPQGGLFDQDGRGLHSWETQILPFLDQPDLAAKIDLKIPWTDAAQSELFRKELPVFLRPGVKVEPVDGFAPSHYAINSHLMSLEKPLRLQDVKDGLSNTLFIGEVDTNPRAWGDPVNWRDPSLGLRPSPLTFSSPDLHSMKSYSAGVLFLLGNGSAHRISKDIDPAVLKVLSTPNGGEQIPAEF, from the coding sequence ATGACATCTCCGCAAAACAAAGTACTTCATTATGTGATCTATGGAATGTTGGGGTTGCTTCTGCTGGCATGCGCAGGTGTGACCTTCGTGCACATGACCCTTTTTCGTCTAGTCATCGGCTGGATCTTTTTTGCTCGCGATGTCTTCCCGCAAGTGCAGGTGTCCATTCCCGGCGTGCTGACAGCAGGTTTTTGTCTGGCAATGTTCATTGCTGGCTTGCACCTGATCTGTCAGAGAGTTTCCATTCGATACAGTCAATCAAAATGGCCGTTGCGCTGGACCTTCTCGATCAGTGGGATCGTCATCCTGATGTTTGTCGCAGGGACATCCGCAGTGGCGATTCTTCATCAGGGCACCTGGCTGTTCGGAGGAGATGCGCCGATTCTGAGGAATAGTTTCAGAGAATATTTCGATGCCAATGAATCGAAAAAGCACCTGAAACAGATGGGTCTGGCGATTCACAATCGTGCGGAGCAGGCTGATGGGCAACTTCCCCAAGGGGGATTGTTCGATCAGGATGGGCGAGGCTTACATAGTTGGGAAACCCAGATTCTTCCTTTTCTTGACCAACCGGACCTCGCTGCAAAGATCGATCTGAAGATACCCTGGACCGACGCTGCACAAAGCGAACTCTTCCGAAAAGAGTTACCGGTCTTTTTGAGGCCTGGAGTCAAGGTGGAACCAGTCGATGGGTTTGCACCGAGCCACTATGCAATAAACTCACACTTGATGAGTCTTGAGAAGCCGCTGCGATTACAAGATGTCAAAGACGGGCTTTCCAACACTCTGTTCATCGGCGAAGTTGATACCAATCCGCGTGCCTGGGGGGACCCCGTGAATTGGCGCGATCCCAGCCTGGGACTGCGTCCCTCGCCGCTCACATTTTCGTCCCCGGACCTTCACAGCATGAAATCCTACTCCGCAGGTGTGCTGTTCTTGCTGGGAAATGGCAGTGCCCACCGTATTTCGAAGGACATCGATCCTGCGGTGTTGAAAGTCCTCTCAACCCCCAACGGCGGTGAACAGATTCCTGCCGAATTCTGA